Proteins from a single region of Nakamurella deserti:
- a CDS encoding enolase C-terminal domain-like protein, translated as MTLPPIDAVRVVALNVPTVLASADITSPMDAVPQHRHRRASWYGSMGEVLVEVAAGSLRGVGMTHGGQAVTALIRTHLGPLLVGTDPTDVEAHWDRLRRACYPYGTGGLAAMARSALDLALWDIRGRAAGVPVTEWLGGGTAPIPVYATGDRVAEFAAAGFTAVKIGMSYGPWDGPGAAAAVQDRLTRARGDAGPDLALMADAWMGWTPEFIAAVAPVMADVGLRWLEEPLPPDHPGMSAAAGHSGAVPVASGEHLVHPHEFSALAAAGVRIWQPDVMWCGGLTAALQLADLAQRTPVATTGGDEHCRLVPHLGAGPFSLPLVAARCPDELAEWFVGSAPGAGWHTAPTVVRGAPTPDNGWITPSAAPGFGITIDEEAVNLHAQ; from the coding sequence GTGACGCTGCCCCCGATCGACGCCGTCCGGGTGGTGGCGCTGAATGTGCCCACCGTGTTGGCCAGTGCCGACATCACGTCCCCGATGGACGCCGTGCCACAGCACCGACACCGGCGTGCCAGCTGGTACGGGTCGATGGGTGAGGTCCTCGTCGAGGTCGCCGCGGGCAGCCTACGAGGCGTGGGCATGACGCATGGTGGTCAGGCCGTGACCGCGCTCATCCGCACCCACCTAGGCCCACTCCTCGTCGGGACGGACCCCACCGACGTCGAGGCTCACTGGGACCGACTCCGTCGTGCCTGTTACCCCTACGGAACCGGTGGTCTCGCGGCGATGGCGCGCTCCGCGCTCGACCTCGCGCTCTGGGACATCCGTGGCCGCGCCGCGGGTGTCCCGGTGACGGAGTGGTTGGGCGGCGGCACAGCGCCGATCCCGGTGTACGCCACCGGTGATCGGGTCGCCGAGTTCGCCGCCGCCGGGTTCACCGCCGTGAAGATCGGCATGTCGTACGGGCCGTGGGACGGCCCCGGTGCTGCCGCCGCCGTCCAGGACAGGTTGACCCGGGCACGCGGCGACGCAGGACCGGATCTCGCGCTGATGGCCGACGCCTGGATGGGATGGACGCCGGAATTCATCGCCGCGGTCGCTCCGGTCATGGCGGACGTGGGACTGCGCTGGCTCGAGGAGCCGCTTCCGCCGGACCATCCCGGGATGAGCGCGGCAGCGGGACACTCGGGGGCGGTGCCGGTGGCCAGCGGCGAACACCTGGTCCACCCGCACGAGTTCAGCGCCCTCGCCGCCGCCGGTGTAAGGATCTGGCAGCCGGATGTCATGTGGTGCGGTGGACTGACCGCGGCACTGCAGTTGGCCGACCTCGCCCAGCGCACTCCGGTGGCCACCACCGGGGGAGACGAGCATTGTCGTCTCGTCCCTCATCTGGGTGCCGGCCCGTTCTCCCTGCCCTTGGTCGCCGCGCGGTGCCCCGACGAACTCGCCGAATGGTTCGTCGGATCCGCCCCCGGCGCCGGGTGGCACACCGCCCCCACCGTGGTCCGGGGTGCGCCCACGCCCGACAACGGCTGGATCACTCCGTCGGCCGCGCCCGGCTTCGGAATCACCATCGACGAGGAAGCAGTGAACCTCCATGCCCAGTGA
- a CDS encoding Gfo/Idh/MocA family protein produces the protein MTRHIPPHDAPPAGGSATAGSSPGRPFALMLIGCGGMGRRYVAGLTRLAASGHPGLGPDDVRFSCLVDRTPERAHALADDVATATGRRPSVAASIQEARALGHVDGAVVASSTIAHADTCLELAAAGIAMLVEKPLTTDVARGREVVAAARATGTVLAVAENVRREPVNRWARAVLASGRLGRPRFVLDQVFTGADAIQLTPWRHRAESGGLLLDVAVHNADVLEYLLGPVETVLGGTTRLDEPVRRRSSTMTVASAEFYDRFTPELPETVEADADDVLAALLAFRSGAIGQWVQHQAAHGLRRAERTIWCARGSLEMPPDRSGLTPRVIVDGDRVHDLDLAGLADPPGGRPWALTPLEAALWGDSRTTVSIGDFSRIDGTLIAIELGDFIDAVRTGGAPEVDGVTGLRAMSVVEAVTLAGRRGGAVALPDATRASA, from the coding sequence ATGACTCGGCACATCCCTCCACACGACGCGCCGCCGGCCGGAGGCAGCGCCACCGCGGGCTCGTCCCCCGGTCGCCCCTTCGCCCTGATGCTCATCGGCTGCGGCGGGATGGGCCGACGCTACGTCGCCGGCCTGACCCGCCTCGCCGCCAGCGGCCATCCCGGGCTCGGCCCCGACGACGTCCGGTTCAGCTGCCTGGTGGACCGGACACCCGAGCGCGCGCATGCACTGGCCGACGACGTCGCCACGGCCACCGGCCGACGTCCTTCGGTGGCCGCCTCCATCCAGGAGGCCCGGGCTCTCGGGCACGTGGACGGTGCAGTCGTCGCATCCTCCACGATTGCCCACGCCGACACGTGCCTCGAACTGGCTGCCGCCGGTATCGCGATGCTGGTCGAGAAACCGTTGACCACCGATGTCGCTCGTGGCCGGGAGGTCGTCGCGGCGGCGCGGGCCACCGGGACGGTACTGGCGGTGGCCGAGAACGTGCGGCGGGAGCCGGTCAACCGGTGGGCGCGCGCCGTCCTCGCCTCCGGGCGGCTCGGCCGACCCCGGTTCGTCCTCGACCAGGTGTTCACCGGTGCGGACGCCATCCAGCTCACGCCCTGGCGGCACCGGGCGGAGTCGGGCGGCCTGCTGTTGGACGTGGCCGTCCACAACGCCGATGTCCTGGAGTACCTGCTGGGCCCGGTGGAGACCGTCCTCGGCGGCACCACCAGGCTGGACGAGCCGGTTCGTCGCCGATCGAGCACCATGACGGTCGCGTCGGCGGAGTTCTACGACCGGTTCACACCCGAGCTGCCGGAGACCGTGGAAGCCGACGCCGACGATGTCCTCGCCGCGCTACTGGCTTTCCGGAGCGGAGCCATCGGGCAGTGGGTGCAACACCAAGCGGCCCACGGCCTACGGCGCGCCGAACGCACCATCTGGTGTGCCCGTGGATCCCTGGAGATGCCGCCGGACCGCTCCGGCCTGACGCCGCGGGTGATCGTGGACGGGGACCGGGTCCACGACCTCGATCTCGCCGGACTCGCCGATCCCCCCGGGGGGCGACCCTGGGCACTGACTCCGTTGGAGGCGGCGCTGTGGGGCGATTCCCGGACGACGGTGAGCATCGGCGACTTCTCGCGGATCGACGGCACCCTGATCGCCATCGAACTCGGCGACTTCATCGACGCCGTGCGTACCGGCGGTGCACCCGAGGTCGACGGCGTGACCGGTCTCCGGGCGATGTCGGTGGTCGAAGCGGTGACGCTCGCCGGCCGACGAGGCGGGGCCGTCGCGCTGCCCGACGCCACGCGGGCGTCGGCGTGA
- a CDS encoding GH39 family glycosyl hydrolase, giving the protein MARSGLRRAELDCDPALLDLLGSEVLPGGYSIRMHNTLTSGNGWSTPAWGAGDVFHRLSDGSVRYRWDILDTTYDAITAAGGTPLVELGFMPRGLSVVQSRSASFEPGVDVGYEDYELGNWKYPPADEGEWADLIRAVAQHFVQRYGREAVVRWRFEMWNEPDIPNYWKASWDDYLRLWDVTCRAFREVLPDGQIGGPATTAHGSDELARFCRHAIDHDTVPDFLSFHTKGAHYDPRRVYDHFGTPPKQTPSRAVMLDDISRNLAVIAAYPELAHLPVLVDECDPAVGTVYGEFDNPSFAVTNSEHYPSFVARLVHDLQETRFDPVEQITHWAFYMEGKRWFEGNRTLIDNEDVEKPILNGLRMLEALSGSDRLPVEIDDAATDVAVLAGRDGDTVRVLLIHHHDHWWAEGAAEITVHLPVGGAGRLYRLDAGHANTYRAWERLGRPAWPDADQVEHLRRSGRLQPEPVALVPNAGVSTLTVTVPMHGLVLLEIEADPSP; this is encoded by the coding sequence GTGGCACGGAGTGGGCTACGACGAGCTGAACTGGACTGCGACCCGGCGCTGCTCGATCTCCTGGGATCCGAGGTGCTGCCCGGTGGCTACAGCATCCGCATGCACAACACCCTGACGAGCGGCAACGGCTGGTCGACGCCGGCCTGGGGGGCCGGGGACGTCTTCCACCGGTTGTCCGACGGGTCGGTGCGCTACCGGTGGGACATCCTCGACACCACCTACGACGCGATCACCGCCGCCGGCGGAACCCCACTGGTCGAACTGGGATTCATGCCCCGAGGCCTCTCGGTGGTGCAGAGTCGCAGCGCCAGCTTCGAACCCGGCGTCGACGTCGGCTACGAGGACTACGAACTGGGCAACTGGAAGTACCCGCCCGCCGACGAGGGGGAGTGGGCGGACCTGATCCGTGCGGTGGCCCAGCACTTCGTTCAGCGGTACGGCCGGGAGGCCGTCGTGCGATGGCGCTTCGAGATGTGGAACGAGCCCGACATCCCCAACTACTGGAAAGCCTCCTGGGACGACTACCTCAGGCTGTGGGACGTGACCTGCCGGGCGTTCCGGGAGGTGCTTCCGGACGGCCAGATCGGCGGCCCCGCCACCACCGCGCACGGGTCCGACGAACTCGCCAGATTCTGCCGCCACGCCATCGACCACGACACCGTGCCGGACTTCCTGTCCTTCCACACCAAGGGTGCCCACTACGACCCGCGCCGCGTCTACGACCACTTCGGGACTCCTCCGAAGCAGACACCGTCCCGCGCAGTCATGCTCGACGACATCAGCCGCAACCTGGCCGTCATCGCGGCGTATCCCGAACTGGCGCACCTGCCGGTCCTGGTCGACGAGTGCGACCCGGCCGTCGGCACGGTCTACGGCGAGTTCGACAATCCCTCCTTCGCGGTCACCAACTCCGAGCACTACCCGTCCTTCGTCGCCCGCCTCGTCCACGACCTGCAGGAGACCCGGTTCGATCCGGTGGAACAGATCACGCACTGGGCCTTCTACATGGAGGGCAAGCGGTGGTTCGAAGGCAACCGGACCCTCATCGACAACGAGGACGTGGAGAAGCCGATCCTCAACGGGCTGCGCATGCTCGAAGCGCTGTCCGGGTCGGACCGCCTTCCCGTCGAGATCGACGACGCCGCAACCGACGTCGCGGTCCTCGCCGGCCGGGACGGCGACACGGTGCGGGTCCTGCTGATCCACCACCATGACCATTGGTGGGCCGAAGGAGCCGCCGAGATCACCGTGCACCTGCCTGTGGGGGGAGCGGGTCGGCTGTACCGACTCGACGCCGGCCACGCCAACACCTACCGGGCCTGGGAACGACTCGGCCGTCCGGCGTGGCCTGACGCCGACCAGGTCGAGCACCTCCGGCGATCCGGCAGGTTGCAGCCGGAGCCGGTCGCGCTCGTGCCGAACGCCGGCGTCAGCACCCTGACGGTGACCGTGCCCATGCACGGGTTGGTGCTGCTGGAGATCGAGGCGGACCCGTCCCCATGA
- a CDS encoding ABC transporter substrate-binding protein: MSQHMNRRQVLKALSILAALPAAGGLAACSTGTAPASAGDGGGSAGTKALEFWTRETQDNGARQPRIIERLAAFDAERGTTITPQFLVFQESVQKTQAALAAGNPPDVGQQGPDVSLGFASAGNLLAIDDVFAGLEDRYSELQKDAFVVYEDKTYGVPWYLETRVLFYHKDLLEQAGVEPPTTWDEWLAVAQATTRGEDQFGFLFGPEGPQPGQLLIPLATAAGAPLLDAQGQISADTAGHRQALQLLKDMFDAGAIPKAFPTYKNNDVTQLFAQKKAAMYWANGEVLLALQSIDPTLGDNIGAVLTPVPRAGDVSRSFLGGFELFAFAGTQSPDDAKALISYMFDAQWYGDYIKATNGAALPVTKELAADPFFSSDPHRKVLVEQLATAVRYGGPEFGNVPYLGEAEGKGLFSKAVLDVFTGAQTVDSALSILDGELKVIAGQAQ, from the coding sequence GTGTCACAGCACATGAACCGCCGTCAGGTCCTGAAGGCGCTGTCGATCCTCGCTGCGCTGCCCGCCGCCGGTGGCCTCGCCGCCTGCTCCACCGGGACCGCCCCGGCGAGTGCGGGCGATGGCGGCGGCTCCGCCGGGACCAAGGCGCTGGAGTTCTGGACCCGCGAAACCCAGGACAACGGCGCCCGGCAGCCGCGGATCATCGAGCGGCTGGCCGCGTTCGACGCCGAGCGGGGCACCACCATCACGCCGCAGTTCCTGGTGTTCCAGGAGTCGGTGCAGAAGACCCAGGCCGCGCTGGCCGCGGGCAACCCCCCGGACGTCGGTCAGCAGGGCCCGGATGTGAGCCTGGGGTTCGCCTCCGCCGGCAACCTCCTGGCCATCGACGACGTCTTCGCCGGTCTCGAGGACAGGTACTCCGAACTGCAGAAGGACGCCTTCGTCGTCTACGAGGACAAGACGTACGGCGTTCCGTGGTACCTGGAGACGCGGGTGTTGTTCTACCACAAGGACCTTCTCGAGCAGGCCGGTGTCGAGCCGCCCACCACGTGGGACGAATGGCTCGCCGTCGCCCAGGCGACCACCCGGGGTGAGGACCAGTTCGGGTTCCTGTTCGGACCGGAAGGACCCCAGCCCGGTCAGTTGCTCATCCCGCTGGCCACCGCTGCCGGGGCTCCGCTGCTGGACGCACAGGGCCAGATCTCCGCCGACACCGCGGGGCACAGGCAGGCCCTGCAGTTGTTGAAGGACATGTTCGATGCGGGCGCCATCCCCAAGGCGTTCCCCACCTACAAGAACAACGATGTCACGCAGCTGTTCGCGCAGAAGAAGGCAGCCATGTACTGGGCCAACGGCGAGGTGCTGCTGGCGCTGCAGAGCATCGACCCGACGCTGGGGGACAACATCGGCGCGGTCCTGACCCCGGTACCCAGGGCCGGCGACGTGTCCCGGTCGTTCCTCGGTGGCTTCGAGCTGTTCGCGTTCGCCGGCACCCAGTCGCCTGACGACGCCAAGGCGTTGATCTCCTACATGTTCGACGCCCAGTGGTACGGCGACTACATCAAAGCCACCAACGGCGCCGCGCTGCCGGTCACCAAGGAACTGGCCGCCGACCCCTTCTTCTCCTCCGACCCGCATCGCAAGGTCCTGGTCGAGCAGCTCGCCACAGCGGTCCGCTACGGCGGCCCCGAGTTCGGCAACGTGCCGTACCTGGGCGAGGCGGAAGGCAAGGGCCTGTTCAGCAAGGCCGTCCTCGACGTCTTCACCGGAGCGCAGACCGTGGACAGCGCCCTGTCCATCCTCGACGGCGAGCTCAAGGTCATCGCGGGGCAGGCCCAGTGA
- a CDS encoding carbohydrate ABC transporter permease → MTGPLLAGEAILVTQESDPEPTGRRRRPRRNVNAPSTLESVLVFITLTITVLVCLFPFLWMIRTALTPAPQAFSTDPSLLPDSWTMSNFGRVLTSPTAPFVQQFLNTLLVSTVTTALVIVFGITGAYALARLRFVGRRAFGMTLLIVQLFPGVLLVIPLFVVLVNLNLTNSYLGLILAYSTTNLPFVVWFLRGYFLSIPEELGEAARIDGCTHLGVLVRIVLPLAKPGIAAAATLAMVSAWNEYLFAFILIKDSDKRVLSTGLASFIEQFTADYSGLFAMATLTTIPIVAVFLLFQRHLVGGLAAGGVKG, encoded by the coding sequence ATGACCGGACCTCTCCTCGCGGGCGAGGCGATCCTGGTGACCCAGGAGAGCGACCCCGAACCCACCGGGCGGCGACGCCGGCCCAGGCGCAACGTGAACGCGCCATCGACGCTGGAATCCGTCCTGGTCTTCATCACGCTGACCATCACCGTGCTGGTGTGTCTGTTCCCGTTCCTGTGGATGATCCGCACCGCACTGACCCCTGCCCCGCAGGCGTTCTCGACCGATCCGAGCCTGCTGCCGGACTCGTGGACGATGAGCAACTTCGGTCGGGTCCTGACCTCGCCGACCGCGCCCTTCGTACAGCAGTTCCTCAACACACTGTTGGTGTCCACGGTGACGACCGCATTGGTCATCGTCTTCGGGATCACCGGAGCCTATGCGCTGGCCCGGTTACGCTTCGTCGGTCGTCGCGCGTTCGGGATGACCCTGCTCATCGTCCAGTTGTTCCCCGGGGTCCTGCTGGTCATCCCGTTGTTCGTCGTGCTCGTCAATCTGAACCTGACGAACTCCTACCTGGGCCTGATCCTCGCGTACAGCACCACGAACCTGCCATTCGTCGTGTGGTTCCTGCGGGGCTATTTCCTGTCCATCCCCGAGGAGCTGGGCGAAGCCGCCCGCATCGACGGGTGCACCCACCTCGGCGTCCTGGTGCGGATCGTGCTGCCGCTGGCGAAGCCCGGGATCGCCGCCGCTGCGACGCTGGCGATGGTCAGTGCCTGGAACGAGTACCTGTTCGCTTTCATCCTCATCAAGGACAGCGACAAGCGGGTTCTCTCAACCGGCCTCGCGTCCTTCATCGAACAGTTCACGGCCGACTACAGCGGTCTCTTCGCGATGGCGACCCTGACCACGATTCCCATCGTCGCCGTCTTCCTGCTGTTCCAGCGCCACCTGGTCGGTGGGCTGGCCGCCGGCGGGGTCAAAGGATGA
- a CDS encoding carbohydrate ABC transporter permease translates to MTGSTTLKPPATTGPGLPRSSRVADFVDRRIGWILVLPTAAAVVLISIFPLIQAVQISLQDNKLRNPSPKFIGFENYRVLLSDPAVWHSLWISALFVGLSVFFSWSIGLALAVLLNRPMRARGVVRAAIIVPWAVPAFVAALVWAWMYNDQFGIINSLLGDAGVDNPPTWLDQTWALTSLIAVMVWKSFPFQFVMLLAGLQAIPRELYESSSVDGAGKWRQFFSITLPMLRPVSAIAVLLAAINAFHYFPIPWIMTQGGPSKATDVIPVATYNIAFNAGDLGYGSAAAVFMFAVILLAALPFLRSYYRELRQT, encoded by the coding sequence ATGACCGGTTCGACCACCCTGAAGCCGCCGGCCACGACGGGTCCCGGCCTGCCCAGGTCCAGCCGCGTCGCCGACTTCGTCGACCGGCGCATCGGGTGGATCCTGGTGCTCCCGACCGCCGCCGCCGTGGTGCTCATCAGCATCTTCCCGCTGATCCAGGCCGTGCAGATTTCGTTGCAGGACAACAAACTCCGTAACCCGTCGCCGAAGTTCATCGGATTCGAGAACTACCGCGTCCTGCTGTCGGACCCCGCGGTATGGCACTCGCTGTGGATCTCCGCGTTGTTCGTCGGCCTGTCGGTCTTCTTCTCCTGGTCCATCGGTCTGGCTCTCGCTGTGCTGCTGAACCGTCCGATGCGTGCCCGGGGCGTGGTGCGCGCGGCGATCATCGTGCCGTGGGCGGTGCCGGCGTTCGTCGCGGCGCTCGTGTGGGCCTGGATGTACAACGACCAGTTCGGCATCATCAACTCGCTCCTGGGCGACGCCGGCGTGGACAACCCCCCGACGTGGCTCGACCAGACGTGGGCGTTGACGTCACTGATCGCCGTCATGGTCTGGAAGAGCTTCCCGTTCCAGTTCGTCATGCTGCTGGCCGGTCTGCAGGCCATCCCCAGAGAACTGTACGAATCGTCGAGCGTCGACGGGGCGGGGAAGTGGCGGCAGTTCTTCTCCATCACCCTGCCCATGTTGCGGCCGGTGTCGGCGATCGCGGTCCTGCTCGCGGCGATCAACGCGTTCCACTACTTCCCGATCCCCTGGATCATGACGCAGGGCGGACCGTCCAAGGCCACCGACGTCATCCCCGTGGCCACCTACAACATCGCCTTCAACGCGGGGGATCTCGGGTACGGCTCGGCGGCAGCGGTGTTCATGTTCGCGGTGATCCTTCTCGCCGCGCTGCCCTTCCTCCGCTCCTACTACCGGGAGTTGCGACAGACATGA
- a CDS encoding 5-dehydro-4-deoxyglucarate dehydratase, producing the protein MTTTSRFLPPIPADADLATAGVREMLFFPVTPFRSDGAVDHDVFASHLRERLPYGPPAVFAACGTGELASLGMTEHREVVRTAAESCGDVPVFAGIGGGLGVARAQALAAEDAGASGLLVLPPYLNEAPQSGWLEYYRRIAETTDLPVIVYQRNQVRLDRDTCLRLAETPTIVGLKDGLGDLDQIRDLVQALGDQWVFCNGLPTAELNQIEFRELGVRSYSSAVFAFFPEMAVAYKDALADGNTERLQHLLDGFYRPLGRLRDEVPGYAVALVKAALQLTDPAFGNVREPLMDPTPGHLERLQQIIEAGREALATTPSGPTPEAVR; encoded by the coding sequence GTGACGACGACGTCCAGGTTTCTTCCACCCATCCCCGCCGATGCCGACCTCGCGACGGCAGGGGTGCGTGAGATGCTCTTCTTCCCCGTGACCCCGTTCCGTTCCGACGGCGCGGTCGACCACGACGTGTTCGCCTCCCATCTGCGAGAACGGTTGCCGTACGGGCCGCCGGCGGTGTTCGCCGCCTGCGGCACGGGGGAGCTGGCCTCGCTGGGCATGACCGAACACCGCGAAGTCGTGCGCACCGCCGCCGAGAGTTGCGGCGACGTACCGGTCTTCGCCGGAATCGGGGGTGGGCTCGGTGTCGCCCGAGCGCAGGCCCTGGCCGCCGAGGACGCCGGTGCATCCGGACTGCTCGTCCTGCCGCCGTACCTCAACGAAGCGCCCCAGAGCGGCTGGCTCGAGTACTACCGTCGGATCGCCGAGACGACCGACCTGCCGGTCATCGTCTATCAGCGCAATCAGGTGCGACTGGATCGGGACACCTGCCTGCGTCTCGCGGAGACGCCGACGATCGTCGGCCTCAAGGACGGACTGGGTGACCTCGACCAGATCCGAGACCTCGTGCAAGCGTTGGGGGACCAGTGGGTGTTCTGCAACGGGCTCCCCACGGCAGAGCTGAACCAGATTGAATTCCGCGAACTCGGGGTCCGCAGCTACTCCTCGGCCGTCTTCGCATTCTTCCCCGAGATGGCCGTCGCCTACAAGGACGCCCTCGCCGACGGGAACACCGAGCGGCTGCAGCACCTGCTGGACGGCTTCTACCGGCCGCTCGGCCGCCTCCGCGACGAAGTGCCCGGGTACGCCGTCGCCTTGGTCAAGGCTGCACTGCAACTGACCGATCCTGCTTTCGGTAACGTGCGCGAACCGTTGATGGACCCCACGCCCGGACACCTCGAGCGCCTGCAGCAGATCATCGAGGCGGGCCGGGAGGCGTTGGCCACCACGCCGTCAGGTCCGACACCGGAGGCCGTTCGATGA
- a CDS encoding IclR family transcriptional regulator yields the protein MANPVTATTASSAVKSADRAMTVVELVADAPDGVTFTQIQQALALPKSSLHALLSTLVGRDWLELSARGVYSIGHRLRTLSTSGDHNDSVIDAAVDLLEQARDQLGETVHLATLTGTDILYLASRYSRQALGVRFHSGRRLPLHATGLGKAILSTLDPAEVPAHLPETLAPLTPNTITDPQHLTDELIRVREQGYAVDLEEGTPGLCCVAVPFLAHGRHYAISCSKPSARWSSGEEVTTASLLNEVTRTILRRLR from the coding sequence ATGGCGAATCCGGTCACAGCCACGACGGCGAGTTCAGCGGTCAAATCGGCCGACCGCGCGATGACGGTGGTCGAGCTCGTCGCCGACGCTCCGGACGGCGTCACCTTCACCCAGATCCAGCAGGCGCTGGCGCTGCCCAAGAGCAGCCTGCACGCCCTGCTGTCGACCCTGGTCGGCCGTGACTGGTTGGAACTGAGCGCGAGAGGCGTGTACAGCATCGGGCACCGGCTGCGAACCCTGAGCACCTCCGGTGATCACAACGACTCGGTGATCGATGCAGCTGTGGACCTGTTGGAACAGGCAAGGGATCAGCTCGGCGAGACGGTGCACCTGGCCACCCTGACCGGAACGGACATCCTCTACCTCGCGTCCCGCTACTCCCGTCAGGCACTGGGCGTGCGATTCCACTCCGGCCGGCGCCTGCCGCTGCACGCGACCGGACTGGGGAAGGCGATCCTGTCCACGTTGGATCCGGCTGAGGTGCCCGCGCACCTGCCGGAGACGTTGGCGCCGCTCACACCGAACACCATCACCGACCCTCAGCACCTGACTGACGAGTTGATCCGCGTCCGGGAGCAGGGCTATGCGGTCGATCTGGAAGAGGGCACGCCGGGTCTGTGCTGCGTCGCCGTCCCGTTCCTCGCCCACGGCCGCCATTACGCGATCAGCTGCTCCAAACCCAGTGCACGGTGGAGCTCCGGTGAAGAGGTCACCACAGCGTCACTGCTCAACGAGGTGACCCGCACCATCCTGCGGCGGCTGCGCTGA
- a CDS encoding DUF72 domain-containing protein yields the protein MTEPGSTDAAVGGVRVGLCGWTIAQASYVRRFPLVEVQHTFYEPPADAMLARWRAGVPPQFEFTVKAWQLVTHESGSPTYRRLKRPLPPEHRGQVGGFRISPPVLAAWERTLECARVLRATAILLQCPKSFRPTAVDVDRMRTFLTTVERPAARLLWEPRGDWPASLISELCRDLDLAHVVDPMQTETVTPEQTYYRLHGTSGMRHVHSDEELRRLRDAVAGRPHPYVLFNNLPRATDAERFLAVLDGRAGV from the coding sequence GTGACGGAACCGGGTTCGACGGATGCCGCTGTCGGTGGCGTCAGGGTCGGGCTCTGCGGGTGGACGATCGCGCAGGCGTCGTACGTGCGCCGCTTCCCTCTCGTAGAGGTGCAGCACACGTTCTACGAACCACCCGCGGACGCGATGCTGGCCCGCTGGCGGGCCGGTGTCCCGCCCCAGTTCGAGTTCACCGTCAAAGCGTGGCAGTTGGTGACCCACGAGTCGGGCAGTCCCACCTACCGTCGGCTGAAACGACCGCTGCCCCCGGAACACCGTGGGCAGGTGGGTGGCTTCCGGATCTCGCCGCCGGTGCTCGCGGCCTGGGAGCGGACGCTGGAGTGCGCGCGCGTGCTGCGGGCCACCGCGATCCTGCTGCAGTGCCCGAAGAGCTTCCGGCCGACCGCGGTCGACGTCGACCGGATGCGCACGTTCCTCACCACCGTCGAACGGCCCGCTGCCCGCCTGCTGTGGGAACCCCGCGGCGACTGGCCCGCGTCGCTGATCAGCGAGTTGTGCCGTGACCTCGACCTGGCCCATGTCGTGGACCCGATGCAGACGGAGACCGTGACGCCGGAACAGACCTATTACCGGCTGCACGGCACCAGTGGCATGCGGCACGTCCACTCCGACGAGGAGCTCCGCCGCCTCCGCGACGCGGTGGCCGGCCGACCCCACCCGTACGTGCTGTTCAACAACCTGCCGCGCGCCACGGACGCCGAGCGGTTCCTGGCCGTGCTGGACGGCCGCGCCGGGGTCTGA
- a CDS encoding IspD/TarI family cytidylyltransferase, translated as MHPASDDGAGRLPRVAAVVLGAGSGSRVGSVHNKVFLPLAGRRVISWSFDAFIRVPSIRRFVMVIRDADRALAEQTVDTEVPDVPVEIIVGGDTRHESELAALRHLEPAIRSGDVDVVLVHDGARPLISPTLTRELIDVAVEHGGVFPGLETDEIRYLLPDGTLDTGRVPRMIRAQTPQVFRALPLLQAYERAAEDGFVGTDTGVCFQQYRDEALLYRTGDPRNIKITYPDDLVTAEEILRHARFRIT; from the coding sequence ATGCATCCCGCCAGCGACGACGGCGCCGGCCGGCTGCCCCGGGTCGCCGCGGTCGTGCTCGGGGCCGGCAGCGGCTCCCGGGTCGGCAGTGTCCACAACAAGGTGTTCCTGCCCCTGGCCGGCCGCCGGGTCATCTCCTGGAGCTTCGACGCCTTCATCCGGGTCCCGTCGATCCGCCGGTTCGTCATGGTGATCCGGGACGCCGACCGCGCGCTCGCCGAGCAGACCGTCGACACGGAAGTACCCGACGTCCCCGTCGAGATCATCGTCGGCGGAGACACCCGGCACGAGTCCGAGTTGGCCGCGCTGCGCCACCTCGAGCCCGCGATCCGTTCCGGGGACGTGGATGTGGTGCTGGTCCACGACGGCGCCCGGCCGCTGATCTCACCCACGCTGACCCGGGAGCTGATCGACGTCGCCGTCGAACACGGGGGCGTCTTCCCCGGTCTGGAGACCGACGAGATCCGTTACCTGCTCCCCGACGGGACGCTCGACACCGGCCGGGTGCCACGCATGATCCGCGCGCAGACCCCACAGGTGTTCCGCGCCCTGCCGCTGCTCCAGGCCTACGAACGGGCCGCTGAGGACGGCTTCGTCGGGACCGACACCGGCGTCTGCTTCCAGCAGTACCGCGACGAAGCACTGCTCTACCGGACCGGCGACCCGCGCAACATCAAGATCACCTACCCCGACGACCTCGTCACCGCAGAAGAGATCCTGCGGCACGCCCGGTTCCGCATCACCTGA